A region of Halalkaliarchaeum desulfuricum DNA encodes the following proteins:
- a CDS encoding SDR family NAD(P)-dependent oxidoreductase: MNGINGTVAIVTGGGSGIGQATAKRFAEEGASVVVNDIDVEGGKETVSAIEADGGEAVFVEGDVTDPEDVAETVATALDTFGGLDFAFNNAGIEGASEPSSDQPLSNWEKVIDINLTGVFLGLREQIPAMLHDGGGAIVNTASIAGLLGFPNLTPYVASKHGVVGLTKTAALEFSAEGVRVNAVCPGVIETPMVERTQEEDPETMEQTIAATPIDRLGQPEEIASAVVWLCSEDASFVTGESLVVDGGYSVQ, from the coding sequence ATGAACGGAATAAACGGAACGGTCGCGATCGTAACCGGTGGTGGATCGGGTATCGGACAGGCCACGGCAAAACGGTTCGCCGAGGAAGGTGCGAGCGTCGTCGTCAACGACATCGACGTAGAGGGTGGCAAAGAAACCGTATCGGCGATCGAAGCCGACGGCGGTGAGGCCGTATTCGTCGAGGGCGACGTGACGGATCCGGAGGATGTCGCCGAAACCGTAGCGACGGCTCTCGACACTTTTGGCGGGCTCGATTTCGCGTTCAACAACGCCGGCATCGAGGGAGCGAGCGAACCTTCGAGCGACCAGCCGCTTTCGAACTGGGAGAAAGTGATCGACATCAATCTGACGGGCGTGTTTCTGGGGCTCCGCGAGCAGATCCCCGCGATGCTTCACGACGGCGGCGGTGCGATCGTCAACACGGCCTCGATCGCCGGATTGCTCGGGTTCCCCAACCTCACCCCCTACGTCGCGAGTAAACACGGCGTCGTCGGACTGACCAAGACCGCGGCACTCGAGTTCAGCGCCGAGGGAGTCAGGGTGAACGCGGTCTGTCCCGGCGTCATCGAGACGCCGATGGTCGAACGGACGCAGGAAGAAGACCCCGAAACGATGGAGCAGACCATCGCCGCGACACCGATCGACCGACTCGGACAGCCCGAGGAAATCGCCTCGGCTGTGGTCTGGCTCTGTTCGGAGGACGCCTCCTTCGTGACCGGCGAGTCGCTGGTCGTCGACGGCGGCTACTCTGTACAGTAG
- a CDS encoding sulfite oxidase-like oxidoreductase has protein sequence MVVDQTDLYEEFGDERLPPGQRKTEKFPVLSKGETPDWNPATWTFEVWGAVDTRLSLDFEEFRSLPAETQRQDFHCVTGWSTFDREFTGVPFPELAERAGVDDDAVHVMFHALDGYTTDLPLSTCMRPEVLFAYELDGEVLSDDHGGPLRVVTPHKYAYKGAKWVTGVEFLTEPERGYWEKRGYSRTADPWAEERYS, from the coding sequence ATGGTCGTCGATCAGACGGACCTCTACGAGGAGTTCGGGGACGAACGGCTCCCGCCAGGGCAGCGAAAGACCGAGAAGTTCCCCGTCCTTTCGAAGGGGGAGACGCCCGACTGGAATCCGGCCACCTGGACGTTCGAGGTGTGGGGTGCCGTCGACACCAGACTATCCCTCGATTTCGAGGAATTTCGGTCGCTTCCGGCCGAAACCCAGCGGCAGGACTTTCACTGCGTCACCGGGTGGAGCACGTTCGACCGGGAGTTCACGGGCGTGCCGTTCCCGGAACTCGCCGAGCGTGCCGGCGTCGACGACGACGCGGTGCACGTCATGTTCCACGCGCTGGACGGCTACACAACCGATCTCCCGCTATCGACGTGCATGCGGCCCGAGGTGCTGTTCGCGTACGAGCTCGACGGGGAGGTGCTGTCGGACGACCATGGCGGTCCACTGCGGGTCGTGACGCCCCACAAGTACGCATACAAAGGGGCGAAGTGGGTGACAGGGGTCGAGTTCCTTACCGAACCCGAGCGCGGGTACTGGGAGAAGCGGGGCTACTCCAGGACCGCGGATCCGTGGGCCGAAGAGCGGTACAGTTAG
- a CDS encoding ribbon-helix-helix domain-containing protein codes for MPKVEITIPEHLEMQIAQLVEQGEFVNREEAIEELLSTGMKAYKTSGPMDDEEPGFEDDGMMGHEDEYVF; via the coding sequence ATGCCCAAGGTCGAAATTACGATCCCGGAACACCTCGAGATGCAGATCGCTCAACTCGTCGAACAGGGCGAGTTCGTCAACCGCGAAGAAGCGATCGAGGAACTGTTGTCCACCGGGATGAAAGCGTACAAAACGAGCGGCCCGATGGACGACGAGGAACCGGGATTCGAAGACGACGGTATGATGGGTCACGAGGACGAGTACGTCTTCTAG
- a CDS encoding UPF0058 family protein: protein MHKDELLELHEQMVTIMEYFREKEHVDPELFEPYEELDVDPSHVHKSKSEHKHAVFVLGNALASAMAEDEFSTAGRVGKRMKELAEDAENKL from the coding sequence ATGCACAAAGACGAATTGCTCGAACTCCACGAGCAGATGGTCACTATCATGGAGTACTTCCGCGAAAAGGAGCACGTCGACCCGGAGCTGTTCGAACCGTACGAGGAACTCGACGTCGACCCCTCTCACGTTCACAAATCGAAGAGCGAACACAAACACGCGGTGTTCGTGCTCGGAAACGCCCTCGCGTCGGCGATGGCCGAAGACGAGTTCTCCACTGCCGGGCGGGTCGGAAAGCGGATGAAGGAACTCGCCGAGGACGCCGAAAACAAACTGTAG
- a CDS encoding ribonuclease P protein component 4 — MGIPEERIDRLHALAREAAENGEFDRSREYVRLARRIAQRHRCGLPREFKRFTCDRCDVYLRPGANARVRLQSGHVVIQCDCGEIARYPYE; from the coding sequence ATGGGCATCCCCGAGGAGCGGATCGATCGCTTGCACGCCCTCGCCCGCGAAGCTGCCGAAAACGGAGAGTTCGACCGCTCCCGGGAGTACGTCAGGCTCGCCCGCCGGATCGCCCAGCGACACCGCTGTGGGCTCCCCCGGGAGTTCAAACGGTTCACCTGCGATCGATGTGACGTGTACCTCCGTCCGGGCGCCAACGCACGGGTGCGGCTCCAGTCGGGGCACGTGGTAATTCAGTGTGACTGTGGGGAGATCGCCAGATACCCGTACGAGTGA
- a CDS encoding NAD(P)/FAD-dependent oxidoreductase, whose product MITVVGGGIAGLAAAYRLQEHGFDVRVYEAADEVGGLAALYDTAGDPIERYYHHLSKSEETIVELAEELGVDDRLEWSIGKNAYYVDGVVHPLDTATQIAAYPHLSLYDKFRLGMLTLGVDVRGGRPRFDSYDDLTEYEDVPVREFVEEHTTRGVYERFFDPLLDAKFGDRKEDVSAAWLLGRIRFRGERDLRRGEILGYFDGSFGVLIDALVDGVGRDRITTGARVVDVGFSTAGGESAADRGVETVTVEAGSGTETHETDGVVVAAMPNVLEALTGYECDIDFQGAVCAVVTMDRQLLDTYWLNIAEEAPFGALIEHTNFVPPDRYGGQHLLYVASYVQSSDDWRWQADDATLEERWLDGIAELFPSFSREHVASVRISRNPRAAPVYERGYLETVIPYHLHEAVGDGVYYAGMASRAQYPERSLNGGIVAGFECADRIADGE is encoded by the coding sequence ATGATCACCGTCGTCGGCGGGGGGATCGCCGGACTCGCGGCTGCCTACCGGCTCCAGGAGCACGGCTTCGACGTCAGGGTGTACGAAGCCGCGGATGAGGTCGGCGGCCTCGCTGCGCTGTACGACACCGCCGGGGATCCGATCGAGCGCTACTACCACCACCTCTCGAAGTCGGAGGAAACGATCGTCGAACTCGCCGAGGAACTCGGGGTCGACGACCGGCTGGAGTGGTCGATCGGCAAGAACGCCTACTACGTCGACGGCGTCGTCCACCCGCTCGACACCGCAACACAGATCGCCGCCTACCCCCACCTGAGCCTCTATGACAAGTTCCGTCTCGGAATGCTCACCCTCGGCGTCGACGTTCGGGGCGGTCGACCCAGATTCGACAGCTACGACGACCTAACCGAGTACGAAGACGTTCCCGTCCGTGAGTTCGTCGAAGAGCACACCACCCGCGGCGTGTACGAGCGGTTCTTCGATCCGTTGCTGGACGCGAAATTCGGCGACAGGAAGGAGGACGTCAGCGCGGCTTGGCTGCTCGGCCGGATCAGATTCCGCGGCGAACGCGACCTCCGGCGGGGGGAGATCCTCGGCTACTTCGACGGCTCCTTCGGCGTCCTGATCGACGCGCTAGTCGACGGCGTCGGGCGCGATCGCATCACCACCGGCGCCCGGGTCGTCGACGTCGGCTTCTCGACTGCCGGCGGGGAGTCGGCGGCGGATCGAGGCGTCGAAACCGTCACCGTCGAAGCCGGGTCGGGAACGGAAACCCACGAAACCGACGGCGTGGTCGTGGCGGCGATGCCGAACGTGCTCGAAGCGCTCACCGGCTACGAATGCGACATCGACTTCCAGGGGGCAGTCTGTGCGGTCGTGACGATGGACCGCCAGCTTCTGGACACCTACTGGCTGAACATTGCCGAGGAGGCGCCGTTCGGCGCGCTCATCGAACACACGAACTTCGTTCCGCCGGACCGCTACGGCGGACAACACCTCCTGTACGTCGCGAGCTACGTCCAGTCGAGTGACGACTGGCGGTGGCAGGCCGACGATGCGACGCTCGAAGAGCGCTGGCTCGACGGGATCGCAGAGCTGTTCCCGTCGTTCTCCCGCGAACACGTCGCGTCGGTCCGGATCTCCCGGAATCCCCGAGCAGCACCGGTCTACGAACGGGGATACCTCGAGACGGTGATCCCGTACCACCTGCACGAGGCGGTCGGCGACGGGGTCTACTACGCCGGGATGGCCTCGCGGGCCCAGTACCCAGAACGCTCGCTCAACGGCGGGATCGTGGCCGGTTTCGAGTGTGCAGACCGGATCGCCGACGGCGAGTGA
- a CDS encoding DUF1611 domain-containing protein: MSDRTIAILAHEKFPERAKTAIGVMRYGDYDVAAVIDRDTAGDRVTDHVPDLEDAPIVDSFEAARDLESDLDALLIGIAPIGGGFDESWRPDVTAAIEAGCDVISGLHYFLSADEQFSVLAEETGVDLWDVRKPHDDLTVSEGIAAEVGADVVLTVGTDCSVGKMTVSQELLGAARERGIDAGFVPTGQTGIMISGWGNPVDRVISDFTAGAVEEMILEIGDEHDLLFVEGQGSIVHPAYSGVTCSILHGAMADALVLCHASGRDAVHGYESFPLPPLPEYVDLYESLAEPVHATSVVAGALNTSEIDGDVDAREAVAEYSEAIGVPATDPVRFDADGALDAVLEGVDR; the protein is encoded by the coding sequence ATATCGGACCGGACGATCGCGATCCTCGCCCACGAGAAGTTTCCCGAACGGGCGAAGACGGCGATCGGGGTCATGCGCTACGGCGACTACGACGTCGCCGCCGTGATCGACCGCGACACCGCCGGGGATCGGGTCACTGATCACGTGCCGGACCTCGAGGACGCCCCGATCGTCGACTCGTTCGAGGCCGCACGCGACCTCGAATCGGATCTCGACGCCCTGTTGATCGGTATCGCCCCGATCGGCGGGGGGTTCGATGAGTCGTGGCGACCGGACGTCACCGCGGCGATCGAGGCGGGGTGTGACGTGATCTCCGGGCTTCACTACTTCCTCTCGGCGGACGAGCAGTTTTCGGTGCTGGCCGAAGAGACAGGCGTCGATCTATGGGACGTCCGCAAGCCTCACGACGATCTCACGGTGAGTGAGGGGATCGCAGCCGAGGTCGGCGCCGACGTGGTTCTCACGGTCGGCACCGACTGTTCGGTCGGCAAGATGACCGTCTCGCAGGAGCTACTCGGGGCGGCCCGCGAACGCGGGATCGACGCCGGCTTCGTTCCGACGGGGCAGACGGGGATCATGATCTCCGGCTGGGGGAACCCGGTCGACCGCGTCATCAGCGACTTCACCGCGGGCGCTGTCGAGGAGATGATTCTCGAGATCGGTGACGAACACGATCTGCTGTTCGTCGAGGGGCAGGGGAGCATCGTCCATCCCGCCTACTCTGGTGTCACCTGTAGCATCCTGCACGGCGCGATGGCCGATGCGCTCGTTTTGTGTCACGCTTCCGGGCGAGACGCGGTCCACGGATACGAATCGTTCCCGCTTCCGCCGCTTCCCGAGTACGTCGACCTTTACGAGTCGCTCGCGGAACCGGTCCACGCGACCTCGGTCGTGGCGGGTGCGCTCAACACCAGTGAGATCGACGGCGACGTCGACGCCCGCGAGGCGGTCGCGGAGTACTCCGAGGCGATCGGCGTCCCCGCGACCGATCCGGTGCGGTTCGACGCCGATGGCGCTCTCGATGCGGTCCTCGAGGGGGTGGACCGATGA
- a CDS encoding dipeptide epimerase codes for MTLSTEFERVTLELDDAFTISRGTTTETENVVVRITDEGGMTGVGGAAPSPHYGETADTVAAVLPELLDVVEEIDDPHGIHEIERRLREVVCDNPAARCAVSIALHDLAAKRLGVPLYRLWGLDPDAAPTSSYTIGLDTVDRVREKTERAVETGYDVLKLKLGTDRDRELVEAVREAAPDARLRIDANEAWTPRETVAKSSWLAEYGVEFIEQPVSAENPEGLRFAYERSELPIAADESCVTLSDIPKIADRADIANLKLMKCGGLEEARRMIATARAHGLEVMLGCMVESNASIAAGCHLAPLLDYADLDGSLLLAEDPYAGIDLPEGEIRLGDTDRAGTGARRLD; via the coding sequence ATGACGCTCTCGACGGAGTTCGAACGGGTTACCCTCGAACTCGACGACGCGTTCACGATCTCCCGCGGGACGACAACCGAAACCGAAAACGTCGTCGTCCGGATCACGGACGAGGGGGGGATGACCGGCGTCGGCGGGGCAGCCCCCTCGCCTCACTACGGGGAAACTGCCGACACCGTCGCGGCCGTCCTCCCGGAACTGCTCGATGTCGTCGAGGAGATCGACGACCCCCACGGGATCCACGAAATCGAACGCCGCCTCCGCGAGGTCGTTTGCGACAACCCCGCAGCCAGGTGTGCGGTATCGATCGCCCTGCACGATCTGGCGGCAAAGCGGCTCGGCGTTCCCCTGTACCGGCTGTGGGGGCTCGATCCCGATGCGGCTCCGACGAGCTCCTACACGATCGGACTCGACACGGTAGACCGGGTACGTGAAAAGACCGAACGGGCTGTCGAGACCGGCTACGACGTACTCAAACTGAAGCTGGGGACGGATCGAGATCGAGAGCTCGTCGAAGCGGTGCGCGAGGCTGCCCCGGACGCCCGGCTCCGAATCGATGCCAACGAGGCGTGGACCCCTCGAGAGACGGTGGCGAAGAGTAGCTGGCTCGCGGAGTACGGCGTCGAGTTCATCGAACAGCCCGTGTCGGCGGAAAACCCCGAGGGGCTGCGGTTCGCCTACGAGCGCTCGGAGCTGCCGATCGCCGCCGACGAGTCGTGTGTCACGCTTTCGGACATCCCGAAAATCGCCGACAGGGCCGACATCGCGAACCTCAAGCTGATGAAATGCGGCGGACTCGAGGAGGCGAGACGGATGATCGCGACGGCGCGGGCCCACGGGCTCGAGGTGATGCTCGGGTGCATGGTCGAGTCGAACGCCTCGATCGCGGCCGGCTGTCACCTCGCCCCGCTGCTCGATTACGCCGACCTGGACGGATCGCTCCTGCTCGCCGAGGACCCGTACGCGGGGATCGACCTTCCGGAGGGAGAGATCCGGCTCGGAGACACGGATCGGGCAGGAACCGGCGCCCGCCGACTCGACTGA
- a CDS encoding PspA/IM30 family protein — protein MGILSRMSYVVRSKINALLNRAEDPTETLDYSYEQMRDELQQVKQGIADLTTQKKRLEIQKRRLEENVEKHNDQARQAVEQDRDDLARKALEKKKSKMQQIEDLEGQIAELEQTQENLVEKKNELQNRIEEFRTKKETMKARYEAAEASSRVSSAMSGVGDEMEDVGRAIERAEERTDEMEARAAAMDELQETGAFDDALSDKDAIDRELESLSTDSEVDAELETIKSEMGKETTPEPEEPSDVDVDDEIEGLEEELAESELEAELDDSEVESELADLKDDEEN, from the coding sequence ATGGGAATCCTCTCGCGTATGTCGTACGTGGTCCGGTCGAAGATCAACGCCCTCCTGAATCGGGCCGAGGATCCGACGGAAACTCTCGACTACTCCTACGAGCAGATGCGCGACGAGCTCCAGCAGGTGAAACAGGGGATCGCCGACCTCACAACGCAGAAAAAGCGCCTCGAGATCCAGAAGCGCCGACTCGAGGAGAACGTCGAGAAACACAACGATCAGGCACGGCAGGCCGTCGAGCAGGACAGGGACGACCTCGCCCGCAAGGCCCTCGAGAAGAAGAAATCCAAGATGCAACAGATCGAGGACCTGGAGGGACAGATCGCCGAACTCGAGCAGACACAGGAGAACCTCGTCGAGAAGAAAAACGAGCTGCAAAACCGCATCGAGGAGTTCCGGACGAAAAAGGAGACGATGAAGGCGCGCTACGAGGCCGCCGAAGCCTCCTCGCGGGTCTCCTCGGCGATGAGCGGCGTCGGCGACGAGATGGAGGACGTCGGGCGGGCGATCGAACGCGCCGAGGAGCGAACCGACGAGATGGAGGCCCGGGCGGCGGCGATGGACGAACTCCAGGAAACCGGTGCGTTCGACGACGCGCTGTCGGACAAGGACGCAATCGATCGGGAGCTCGAGTCGCTCTCGACGGACAGCGAGGTCGACGCGGAGCTCGAAACCATCAAAAGCGAGATGGGCAAAGAGACCACACCGGAGCCCGAGGAGCCGTCGGACGTCGACGTCGACGACGAGATCGAGGGGCTCGAAGAGGAACTCGCAGAGAGCGAACTCGAAGCCGAGCTCGACGACTCCGAGGTCGAGTCCGAACTCGCAGACCTGAAAGACGACGAGGAGAACTGA
- a CDS encoding DUF3194 domain-containing protein, which translates to MPEDANGSGDPSDAEVVETAAEAAEGVVFANYRQSEVVDLDVTVTFEEGVLEVDVYLNAPDDAEPDPEEVVDEAAKAAQDAVDELFAD; encoded by the coding sequence ATGCCCGAAGACGCGAACGGTTCGGGCGATCCATCCGACGCCGAGGTCGTCGAGACCGCGGCGGAAGCCGCCGAGGGGGTCGTCTTCGCGAACTACCGGCAGTCGGAGGTCGTCGATCTCGACGTGACCGTCACGTTCGAAGAGGGAGTTCTCGAGGTGGATGTCTACCTCAACGCCCCCGACGACGCCGAGCCGGATCCGGAGGAGGTCGTCGACGAGGCGGCCAAAGCGGCCCAGGACGCGGTCGACGAGCTGTTCGCCGACTGA
- a CDS encoding prefoldin subunit beta encodes MQGNLPPEAQEKLEELQDLQETAQKVAQQKGQAETALNDAQTALDALEDVDEDAGMYREVGEILVETDYESAYDDLEEKVDSLEVRVEQLSKQEERVQQQFESLQEELQQLLQGGAGGGPAGGMGGPGGPGAGGA; translated from the coding sequence ATGCAGGGTAATCTGCCGCCGGAAGCACAAGAGAAACTCGAAGAACTGCAGGACCTTCAAGAGACCGCACAGAAGGTCGCCCAGCAGAAAGGACAGGCCGAGACGGCCCTCAACGACGCACAGACCGCGCTCGACGCCCTCGAGGACGTCGACGAGGACGCCGGAATGTACCGCGAGGTCGGCGAGATCCTGGTCGAAACCGACTACGAGTCCGCCTACGACGATCTCGAGGAGAAGGTCGACAGTCTCGAAGTTCGCGTCGAACAGTTGAGCAAACAGGAAGAGCGCGTCCAGCAGCAGTTCGAAAGCCTCCAGGAGGAGCTCCAGCAGCTCCTGCAGGGCGGCGCGGGCGGCGGTCCGGCCGGCGGAATGGGTGGACCGGGCGGCCCGGGCGCCGGCGGCGCGTAA
- a CDS encoding DedA family protein — translation MLSLAAELGADFVVRYGLGVLFIVFALEGALVGKLIPTRAILIASVLVVGTSLFELLPVATAAILGATAGQLLLFGLVRYAGMAYDSLATTGIKERHLRRAERWFDRWGLPAVAVSNILPVARGSMTIPAAASRQSTVGFSVVSLAGTAVYVGALVAVAEGIAIALPI, via the coding sequence ATGCTCTCACTCGCAGCCGAACTCGGGGCGGACTTCGTCGTTCGCTACGGGCTGGGAGTGCTATTTATCGTCTTCGCGCTGGAGGGAGCGCTGGTGGGGAAGTTGATCCCGACGCGGGCGATCCTCATCGCGTCCGTGCTCGTGGTCGGCACGAGCCTCTTCGAGCTGTTGCCGGTGGCGACCGCCGCGATACTGGGCGCGACTGCCGGGCAGCTCCTGCTTTTCGGTCTCGTTAGATACGCTGGAATGGCGTACGACTCGCTCGCGACCACGGGGATAAAAGAGCGTCACCTCCGGCGCGCCGAGCGGTGGTTCGACCGATGGGGGCTACCCGCCGTCGCGGTTTCGAACATCCTGCCGGTGGCGCGGGGGTCGATGACGATACCCGCAGCCGCGTCCCGGCAGTCGACTGTGGGGTTTTCGGTCGTCTCACTGGCAGGAACCGCCGTCTACGTGGGTGCGCTGGTGGCGGTTGCCGAAGGGATCGCGATCGCGCTGCCGATCTGA
- a CDS encoding CDP-alcohol phosphatidyltransferase family protein gives MNTPTRVAAESAHAKLRQYTTVWFLAASLATGGVGTLGAIWIDPGTAWFGWTAIALFILGIEYRLVVIRLSANHRPDAEGVYPTLGAANLLTLFRGVLIAWTGGFLAFGIEPSATPIDGYLLWLPAVCYGAAGLLDAGDGAIARLRGRITELGTQLDTEYDALGILVATAVGVFGDAIPAWYLSVGVARYAFVGGVHLRRIRGRPVYELPERTPARLLAAAQMAFLVVALSPILGTDAVAIGSVIVGVPFLLGFLRDWLHVSGRYPGIDYSKMDRQ, from the coding sequence GTGAACACGCCGACGCGCGTGGCAGCCGAGAGCGCACACGCCAAGCTTCGGCAGTACACGACAGTCTGGTTCCTGGCGGCGAGCCTCGCGACCGGGGGTGTCGGCACGCTGGGGGCGATCTGGATCGATCCGGGCACCGCCTGGTTCGGCTGGACCGCAATCGCACTTTTCATTCTCGGGATAGAGTACCGGCTCGTCGTCATTCGACTCTCTGCGAACCACAGGCCCGACGCCGAGGGAGTGTACCCGACGCTCGGTGCGGCGAACCTCCTCACGCTCTTTCGGGGCGTCCTGATCGCGTGGACCGGGGGATTTCTCGCGTTCGGAATCGAACCCTCAGCGACCCCGATCGACGGGTATCTCCTCTGGCTGCCGGCCGTGTGTTACGGCGCCGCCGGGTTGCTGGATGCGGGAGACGGAGCAATCGCCCGGCTCCGCGGTCGGATCACCGAACTCGGAACACAGCTCGACACGGAGTACGACGCGCTCGGCATCCTGGTCGCGACCGCCGTCGGCGTGTTCGGGGACGCGATTCCGGCGTGGTATCTCTCGGTCGGCGTTGCGCGATACGCGTTCGTCGGGGGCGTCCACCTGCGCCGGATACGGGGACGGCCAGTGTACGAACTCCCCGAAAGAACGCCTGCGAGACTGCTCGCCGCCGCCCAGATGGCGTTTCTAGTGGTCGCATTGTCGCCGATCCTCGGAACCGACGCTGTCGCCATCGGGAGCGTGATCGTCGGTGTTCCGTTCCTGCTCGGATTCCTGCGGGACTGGCTCCACGTTTCGGGACGATATCCGGGGATCGACTACTCGAAGATGGACCGACAGTGA
- a CDS encoding DUF7563 family protein, which produces MPECRNCGSFVTERYVRVFAPPGFDDVRVCPECEDKVRDGASVREARSKRV; this is translated from the coding sequence ATGCCGGAATGCAGGAACTGCGGTTCGTTCGTCACGGAGCGATACGTCCGAGTCTTTGCGCCGCCGGGATTCGACGACGTCCGCGTGTGTCCCGAGTGTGAAGACAAGGTACGGGACGGTGCGAGCGTCCGCGAGGCGCGCTCGAAACGCGTGTGA
- a CDS encoding VOC family protein — protein sequence MTDVPPTTGLHHVTNICTDIEETKAFYEDVLGWQTVKMTENYDDPGVPHYYFSPTPTGEPGTIVSYFEYPDSRGAPGPGAGHHFAFGVEDEKTLEEWRTHLKEHGVRVSEVTDRTYFKSVYFSDPDGLVFELATAGPGFTVDEDPPGTRRIDPSEEGRLP from the coding sequence ATGACCGACGTACCCCCGACGACCGGACTCCACCACGTGACGAACATCTGTACCGACATCGAGGAGACGAAGGCGTTCTACGAGGACGTTCTGGGCTGGCAGACGGTGAAGATGACCGAAAACTACGACGATCCGGGAGTGCCCCACTACTACTTCTCCCCGACCCCGACCGGCGAGCCCGGGACTATCGTCTCCTACTTCGAGTATCCCGACTCCAGGGGCGCACCGGGCCCCGGCGCAGGCCACCACTTCGCGTTCGGCGTCGAGGACGAGAAGACTCTCGAAGAGTGGCGGACCCACCTGAAGGAGCACGGTGTTCGCGTCTCGGAGGTCACGGATCGGACGTACTTCAAGAGTGTCTACTTCAGCGATCCGGACGGGCTCGTCTTCGAACTGGCGACGGCAGGACCGGGATTCACCGTCGACGAGGACCCCCCCGGAACTCGCAGAATCGATCCGTCCGAGGAAGGCCGCCTGCCGTGA
- the glmU gene encoding bifunctional sugar-1-phosphate nucleotidylyltransferase/acetyltransferase, whose amino-acid sequence MQTVVLAAGKGTRMRPLTESRPKPMLPVAGRPLVEHTVDAAVEAGASRLVIVVGYRGELLRKHFGDSHRGVPIAYEEQSTQRGTADAVAQATPSLDNDPFVVLNGDSLYDPTSLSRLYDGGPAVASYRVDDPASYGVLILDGGQVTGVIEKPEEPPSNLINAGAYVFPEAALGWLDVGESERGELELTDVLEQACESRAVRSVTMDRWLDVGRPWELLEANEWKLDEIDGGEHGEVSSDATLSGRVFVARGAEIREGVTVEGPVYVGPDATIGPNAYVRGATAIGAGAHVGHAVEVKNSVLMAGATAGHLTYVGDSVVGRDVNFGAGTTVANLRHDGEDVRVTVKGDRVSTGRRKFGIVCGDGVKTAIDTSVNAGVVLSEGVTTTPGENVLRDR is encoded by the coding sequence ATGCAGACGGTCGTCCTCGCCGCCGGGAAGGGAACGCGGATGCGTCCGCTGACCGAGAGTCGCCCGAAGCCGATGCTCCCGGTCGCCGGCAGGCCGCTCGTGGAACACACCGTCGACGCTGCAGTCGAGGCGGGTGCAAGCAGGCTCGTGATCGTGGTCGGCTATCGTGGCGAACTGCTCCGGAAGCATTTCGGCGACAGTCACCGCGGTGTGCCGATCGCGTACGAAGAGCAGTCGACCCAGCGCGGAACCGCCGATGCGGTCGCGCAGGCTACCCCTTCGCTCGACAACGATCCGTTCGTCGTGCTCAACGGGGATAGCCTCTATGACCCCACGTCGCTGTCGCGGCTGTACGACGGCGGTCCTGCGGTCGCGAGTTATCGCGTCGACGATCCGGCGAGCTACGGCGTGTTGATTCTCGACGGTGGACAGGTGACCGGCGTCATCGAGAAGCCCGAGGAGCCGCCGTCGAACCTGATCAATGCGGGCGCGTACGTCTTTCCGGAGGCAGCGTTGGGCTGGCTCGACGTGGGCGAGAGCGAACGTGGGGAACTCGAACTCACGGACGTCCTCGAGCAGGCCTGTGAATCGAGGGCCGTCCGTTCCGTGACGATGGACCGCTGGCTCGACGTCGGCCGTCCCTGGGAGCTGCTCGAAGCCAACGAATGGAAACTCGATGAGATCGACGGGGGCGAACACGGCGAGGTGAGTTCCGACGCCACGCTGTCGGGTCGGGTGTTCGTCGCTCGGGGTGCCGAGATTCGGGAGGGGGTCACTGTCGAGGGGCCGGTGTACGTCGGGCCGGACGCGACGATCGGGCCGAACGCGTACGTCCGCGGTGCGACGGCGATCGGCGCCGGCGCCCACGTCGGCCACGCCGTCGAGGTGAAAAACAGCGTCCTGATGGCGGGAGCGACCGCCGGCCACCTGACCTACGTCGGCGACAGCGTGGTCGGGCGAGACGTCAACTTCGGCGCCGGGACGACGGTCGCCAACCTGCGACACGACGGCGAGGACGTCCGCGTGACCGTCAAGGGCGATCGCGTTTCCACCGGTCGCCGGAAGTTCGGGATCGTCTGTGGCGACGGCGTCAAAACGGCGATCGACACCAGCGTCAACGCGGGCGTCGTCCTCTCGGAAGGCGTGACGACAACCCCCGGCGAGAACGTCCTCAGGGATCGGTGA